A portion of the Clostridium gelidum genome contains these proteins:
- a CDS encoding N-acetylmuramoyl-L-alanine amidase family protein, which produces MNKNIKRIIALTLIMGIYSAVEPTKYINLTSTQVQADTASIYLESLSVNKADINFDSNKTNYSANVGGDETEIKITANPKSEDSEVVINGDVVDASEKYKKTIHLDQGENVIKIKVANNDSMSKTYTLIVTKGVSNSDDIYLNIISLSEGTINFQKEAKTYDIDVKSESDKIKIKAKPEDNNDIIRINGTSVTEDGGYEETINLEKGKNQVIVEVENKKGKKRSYILNITRKDNSGGVAQDNIYLDLIKVSDTQINVSKDKTTYDVAVKENIDGTTIQAEPESTKYMVEINGDAVEESKNYEKNVVLNNYKTEVKVKIEDSNNKKRIYTLNIYKGKIPATAAITNNTTTSTATNNSAGLKVNQWVQVNNKWQYNDETGNTIKNSWFYDRSYGKTYYLQVDGSMATGWLSNNGKWYYLGNDGGMKTGWILDGSKYYYLYSDGAMAYSTTVSGYNLGSDGVWSN; this is translated from the coding sequence ATGAACAAAAATATTAAACGTATAATTGCATTAACACTTATTATGGGTATTTACTCAGCAGTGGAACCTACAAAATATATAAACTTAACAAGCACACAAGTCCAAGCGGATACTGCAAGTATTTATTTAGAAAGTCTTTCTGTTAATAAGGCAGATATTAATTTTGATTCGAATAAGACAAATTACAGCGCAAATGTAGGTGGGGATGAAACTGAAATAAAAATTACAGCTAACCCTAAAAGTGAGGATTCAGAGGTTGTAATTAATGGGGATGTAGTAGATGCTAGTGAAAAGTATAAGAAAACAATACATTTAGATCAAGGTGAAAATGTTATAAAAATAAAAGTTGCAAACAATGATAGTATGTCAAAGACTTATACTTTAATTGTAACAAAGGGAGTAAGTAATTCAGACGATATTTATTTAAATATTATAAGCTTAAGCGAAGGAACAATTAATTTTCAAAAAGAAGCAAAAACTTATGATATTGATGTTAAATCTGAAAGTGATAAAATAAAAATAAAAGCTAAGCCAGAAGATAATAATGACATAATTAGAATTAATGGTACAAGTGTTACTGAAGATGGTGGATATGAAGAAACAATAAATTTAGAAAAAGGTAAAAATCAAGTAATTGTAGAGGTGGAAAATAAAAAAGGAAAGAAGAGAAGTTATATATTAAATATAACTAGGAAAGATAATTCTGGTGGTGTAGCTCAAGATAACATTTATTTGGATCTTATTAAAGTAAGTGATACACAAATAAATGTATCAAAAGATAAAACAACTTATGATGTCGCAGTTAAGGAAAATATTGATGGAACTACAATACAAGCTGAACCAGAAAGTACTAAATATATGGTTGAAATTAATGGAGATGCAGTAGAGGAATCAAAAAACTATGAAAAAAACGTTGTTTTAAATAATTATAAGACTGAAGTTAAAGTGAAAATTGAGGATTCAAATAATAAAAAAAGAATTTACACTTTAAATATATATAAAGGTAAGATACCAGCAACAGCAGCAATAACAAATAATACTACTACAAGTACAGCAACTAATAATAGTGCAGGACTCAAAGTAAATCAATGGGTACAAGTAAATAACAAGTGGCAATATAATGATGAAACAGGAAATACAATAAAAAATTCTTGGTTTTATGATAGAAGTTATGGTAAAACCTATTATTTACAAGTTGATGGAAGCATGGCTACTGGTTGGCTAAGTAATAATGGCAAGTGGTATTACTTAGGAAACGATGGAGGAATGAAAACAGGCTGGATACTTGATGGAAGTAAATATTATTACTTATATAGCGATGGAGCTATGGCATATAGTACAACAGTTAGTGGATATAACTTAGGATCAGATGGAGTTTGGAGTAATTAA
- a CDS encoding N-acetylmuramoyl-L-alanine amidase family protein, protein MNKRIKLTIACLLLIGTFSSICPEDFFNITTKAYAAAATYSLANNGELKSLEIKSTENKSLDLYDYYNGQKKNLTDEKEYYITLDEKSNGLKVLAECEGDDYVVKVFESDKKTAIAHEVGEEMSFLKGMSAIYIRTYISKEAFERAKDKEDISNCVKTYKINVNKAEIKDTNTNEVNTNELNTNTGSISVDFNKDAITNQWVNKWQYNDASGNPLKNVWLYDKNSGKNYYLQADGAMATGWLKNNRKWYYLGSDGVMKTGWILDGSKYYYLYNDGTMAYNTVIDGFKVGNDGAWIN, encoded by the coding sequence ATGAATAAAAGAATTAAATTAACAATAGCATGTTTACTATTAATAGGTACTTTTTCATCAATTTGCCCAGAAGATTTTTTTAATATAACTACAAAAGCATATGCAGCAGCAGCTACATATTCACTTGCAAATAATGGGGAGTTAAAATCTTTAGAAATAAAATCTACAGAGAATAAGAGCCTTGATTTATATGATTATTATAACGGGCAGAAAAAGAATTTAACAGATGAAAAAGAGTATTATATAACTCTTGATGAAAAGAGTAATGGACTTAAGGTATTGGCAGAATGTGAAGGTGATGATTATGTAGTTAAGGTCTTTGAATCGGATAAGAAAACTGCCATAGCTCATGAGGTTGGAGAAGAAATGTCTTTTTTAAAAGGTATGAGTGCTATTTATATAAGAACTTATATAAGTAAAGAAGCTTTTGAAAGAGCAAAAGACAAAGAAGATATATCTAATTGTGTAAAGACTTATAAAATAAATGTAAATAAGGCAGAAATAAAGGACACTAATACAAATGAAGTGAATACAAACGAACTAAATACAAACACAGGAAGTATTTCTGTTGATTTTAATAAGGATGCTATTACTAATCAATGGGTAAACAAGTGGCAATATAATGATGCATCAGGGAATCCATTAAAAAATGTTTGGCTTTATGATAAAAATAGTGGGAAAAATTATTATTTACAAGCTGATGGAGCTATGGCTACTGGATGGTTGAAAAATAATAGGAAGTGGTACTATTTAGGAAGTGATGGAGTAATGAAAACAGGTTGGATACTTGATGGAAGCAAATATTATTACTTATATAATGATGGAACTATGGCATATAATACAGTGATTGATGGATTTAAAGTAGGAAACGATGGAGCTTGGATCAATTAA
- a CDS encoding cadherin-like beta sandwich domain-containing protein: MNKKIKRIIAVVLTISAFSIIEPTKYMNLTNTVKAHADIVGADLDDISLEKGQMKFNANRTAYSVTLKSTVEKLEIKAKPRESSATVEIDGEKVTSGSDYMRIVKLDKGENKIDIKVTNGSKKKTYTVTIIRGDIEEAKQVYLNSINLSDGEINFSKEVTSYDVNVSSDIKDITIKAKPEVDDNEVEINGLTAYEDDNHKRTVSLNNGKNEIKIKVTDDDDYEKTYTLNVNRGGTSTATKEQTTASNNTTTTTNTNNNVATSTAPVTTVKGWSLNNGQWYYLNEDGTKQIGWKLVNGSWYYLDTNGIMKTGWLKDSNGKWYYLYDSGIMAKSTTIGGYKLNSSGDWIN, from the coding sequence ATGAATAAAAAGATTAAACGTATAATAGCAGTTGTTCTTACTATAAGTGCTTTTTCAATTATTGAACCTACAAAGTATATGAATTTAACTAATACAGTAAAAGCTCATGCAGATATTGTAGGTGCAGATTTAGATGATATTTCTTTAGAAAAAGGGCAAATGAAATTTAATGCTAATAGAACAGCGTATTCTGTAACTTTAAAGTCAACTGTAGAGAAATTAGAGATTAAAGCTAAACCTAGGGAATCTAGTGCAACAGTTGAGATTGATGGAGAAAAAGTTACTTCAGGCAGTGACTATATGAGAATTGTAAAATTAGATAAAGGTGAAAACAAAATCGATATTAAAGTTACAAATGGCTCAAAAAAGAAGACATATACTGTAACTATAATAAGAGGAGATATAGAAGAGGCAAAACAAGTTTATTTAAATAGTATAAATTTAAGTGATGGTGAAATTAATTTTTCTAAGGAAGTAACTTCATATGATGTAAATGTTAGCTCAGATATAAAGGATATAACTATTAAGGCAAAACCAGAGGTTGATGATAATGAAGTTGAAATAAATGGATTAACTGCATATGAAGATGATAATCACAAAAGAACAGTGTCTTTAAATAATGGTAAAAATGAGATAAAAATAAAAGTAACAGATGATGATGATTATGAAAAAACTTATACTTTAAACGTAAATAGAGGTGGTACAAGTACCGCAACTAAGGAACAAACAACAGCTTCTAATAATACAACAACTACTACTAATACTAATAATAATGTAGCAACAAGCACCGCACCAGTAACAACAGTTAAAGGATGGTCATTAAATAATGGACAATGGTATTATTTAAATGAAGATGGAACTAAACAAATAGGCTGGAAATTAGTAAATGGAAGTTGGTATTATTTAGACACAAATGGAATAATGAAAACAGGGTGGTTAAAAGATTCAAATGGTAAGTGGTACTATTTATACGATTCAGGAATAATGGCTAAGAGTACAACAATTGGTGGATATAAATTAAATTCAAGCGGAGATTGGATTAATTAA
- a CDS encoding phage tail protein, translating into MKKIARKLIITSLLAVSIIGIMPIGASAEWIKDSKQSYTWVENGVKAQGWKVIDHDWYNFRNDGIMQTGWIKYGESWYYLWSNGTMAHDTWFSNGAFWYYFDSTGKMLTDSATVGNREYDLSTPTFIISNDLGNKVSTTTTTGSAVNTNINTAVK; encoded by the coding sequence ATGAAAAAAATAGCTAGAAAGTTAATAATAACTTCATTACTTGCTGTTTCAATAATAGGAATTATGCCAATAGGAGCTTCAGCAGAGTGGATAAAAGATTCAAAGCAAAGCTATACTTGGGTTGAAAATGGTGTAAAGGCTCAAGGATGGAAAGTTATTGATCATGACTGGTATAATTTTAGGAACGATGGAATAATGCAAACAGGTTGGATTAAGTATGGTGAAAGCTGGTATTATTTATGGTCTAATGGAACTATGGCTCATGATACTTGGTTTAGTAATGGTGCATTTTGGTATTATTTTGATTCAACAGGAAAGATGTTAACAGATTCAGCTACTGTTGGAAATAGAGAATATGATTTGAGTACACCAACATTTATAATATCTAACGATTTAGGCAATAAAGTAAGTACAACAACTACCACAGGTAGTGCAGTTAATACAAATATTAATACTGCAGTTAAATAA
- a CDS encoding N-acetylmuramoyl-L-alanine amidase family protein: MNKNLKRIMALVLVLGTVSAVAPATNFNILTTKAYASDDENDETTLKSLELKTSSNSTIRLYDDSDYDSDNKIDDDEVKDDGKYYAKTSSSKISIDIDGPSTKYVKVFKGTSSSTKGRSITEDISLSSGTNTFIVRVYYNKPDSNVRYDDGDVASEYTLKVKYTGSDSDSSTSTSTDKADSYDDIYLRKLSVESESIPLSDSKIVYAYNVASNIDEVTVKAEPDYDYYTVKIGGKEVDEDDKWKTTVSLKTGLNEFKIKIEDDDKNDERVYTLNITRGNTGTSNEASVTAGTTTTSKVSQWVQVNGRWQYNDDLGIAVKNSWFFDRTMGKRYFLQADGSMATGWLFNNGKWYYLGTNGAMNTGWIIDQGKYYYLNDDGSMAANTKIGLYKLGSDGAWIR, translated from the coding sequence ATGAATAAAAATTTAAAAAGAATAATGGCGTTAGTGCTAGTTTTAGGGACTGTTTCAGCAGTAGCACCAGCAACAAATTTTAATATATTAACTACAAAAGCTTATGCATCAGATGATGAAAATGATGAAACAACATTAAAGAGTTTAGAATTAAAGACTTCAAGTAATAGTACTATAAGGCTTTATGATGATTCTGATTATGATAGTGATAATAAAATAGATGATGATGAAGTGAAAGATGATGGAAAATATTATGCTAAAACTTCATCTAGTAAGATTAGTATAGATATAGATGGACCTAGTACAAAATATGTTAAAGTATTTAAAGGAACTTCTAGTTCTACTAAGGGTAGAAGTATAACTGAAGATATTAGCTTATCTTCAGGAACAAACACTTTTATTGTAAGAGTATATTATAATAAGCCGGATTCAAATGTAAGATATGATGATGGTGATGTTGCCAGTGAATATACACTTAAAGTAAAATATACTGGAAGTGATTCAGATTCAAGCACAAGTACAAGTACTGATAAGGCAGATAGTTATGATGATATTTATTTAAGAAAACTTAGTGTAGAATCTGAAAGCATACCTTTATCAGATTCAAAAATTGTATATGCTTATAATGTTGCTAGTAATATTGATGAAGTAACAGTTAAAGCAGAACCAGATTATGATTATTATACAGTCAAAATTGGTGGCAAGGAAGTAGATGAAGATGATAAATGGAAAACAACAGTATCTTTAAAAACAGGTTTAAATGAATTTAAAATAAAAATTGAAGATGATGATAAAAATGATGAAAGAGTATATACTTTAAACATAACTAGAGGAAATACTGGTACAAGCAATGAAGCTAGTGTAACGGCTGGAACTACTACAACTTCTAAAGTTAGTCAATGGGTGCAAGTAAATGGAAGATGGCAATACAATGATGATTTGGGGATTGCAGTAAAAAACAGCTGGTTTTTTGATAGAACTATGGGAAAAAGATACTTTTTACAAGCTGATGGAAGCATGGCTACTGGATGGTTATTTAACAATGGAAAGTGGTACTATTTAGGAACAAATGGAGCAATGAACACAGGGTGGATAATTGATCAAGGCAAATATTATTATTTAAATGATGATGGATCGATGGCGGCTAATACTAAAATTGGTTTGTATAAATTAGGATCTGATGGAGCTTGGATTAGATAA
- a CDS encoding N-acetylmuramoyl-L-alanine amidase family protein — MHNKVKHIIAASLVIGAVSGVLPANNFILGTTKAYAASYSGASTGELSSLTITRGNGNDLELRDSYTGDAISLTGQNDYYIELKGADGIDLSADVQGSGYVIKTFTSASKTEKGKDVGDYISINSTYTNIYLRTYKSEGDYKDAYDGGDVTNCKETYVIHVKKPAASDSEEEENTDHAYLRSIYLSDGNIDFSKKKTSYDVNVNENVAELVIRATPDDKDDSVEINDSSVEEDDNYEKTVSLNKGNNTIKIYVKNNDDDITYTLNVYRGKIASTTTAATGTATATNSTTGAQTFTIQSDVNKYNAWQRVDGKWKYIDGTGQVLKSQWWFDKNSGMNYYLNADGFRTTGWFSNNNNWYYFNENGEMKTGWVGIDKNWYYLNKSGVMKMGWLEDATGNWYYLDSSGAMKTGWVENSDGKWYYLDTTGKMIKDSTVSGYKLDNDGVLIS, encoded by the coding sequence ATGCATAATAAAGTTAAACATATAATTGCTGCAAGTCTTGTAATAGGAGCAGTTTCAGGGGTTTTACCAGCAAATAATTTTATATTAGGAACTACTAAAGCTTATGCAGCATCTTATAGCGGTGCAAGCACTGGGGAGTTAAGTTCATTAACTATAACTAGAGGAAATGGAAATGACCTTGAACTACGAGATAGTTATACTGGTGATGCGATATCATTAACAGGGCAAAATGATTATTATATAGAGCTTAAAGGTGCTGATGGAATTGATTTATCAGCAGATGTACAAGGAAGCGGGTATGTAATAAAAACATTTACTTCAGCTAGTAAAACTGAAAAGGGCAAAGATGTTGGAGATTATATTAGTATTAATTCAACATACACTAATATTTATTTAAGAACTTATAAAAGTGAAGGTGATTACAAAGATGCTTATGATGGTGGAGATGTAACTAATTGCAAAGAAACTTATGTAATTCATGTTAAAAAGCCAGCTGCAAGTGATTCTGAAGAAGAAGAGAATACAGACCATGCATATTTAAGAAGTATTTATTTAAGTGATGGAAATATTGATTTTTCAAAGAAGAAAACTTCGTATGATGTTAATGTAAATGAAAATGTTGCAGAATTAGTTATTAGGGCAACTCCAGATGATAAGGATGATTCAGTTGAAATAAATGATAGCTCTGTAGAAGAAGATGATAATTATGAAAAAACAGTAAGCCTAAATAAAGGAAACAATACTATAAAGATATATGTTAAAAATAATGATGATGATATTACATATACATTAAATGTATATAGAGGAAAGATAGCATCTACAACTACCGCTGCAACAGGAACAGCTACAGCTACAAATTCAACTACAGGTGCTCAAACTTTCACAATCCAAAGTGACGTTAATAAGTACAATGCATGGCAAAGAGTTGATGGAAAATGGAAGTATATTGATGGTACTGGACAAGTTTTAAAGAGCCAATGGTGGTTTGATAAAAATTCTGGAATGAATTATTACTTAAATGCAGATGGGTTTAGAACTACAGGATGGTTTAGTAATAACAACAATTGGTATTATTTCAATGAAAACGGAGAAATGAAGACAGGCTGGGTAGGTATAGATAAAAATTGGTATTACTTAAATAAAAGTGGAGTAATGAAAATGGGATGGCTAGAAGATGCTACTGGAAATTGGTATTACCTTGATAGTAGCGGAGCTATGAAAACTGGATGGGTTGAAAATTCAGATGGAAAGTGGTATTACCTAGATACAACAGGAAAAATGATTAAAGATTCAACAGTTAGTGGATATAAATTGGATAACGATGGAGTTTTAATTAGCTAA
- a CDS encoding transposase: MLKTKLYNKNYNQFNDNYQLILPLNLENLIPEDDSVRLLSHILEGLNYTKLYQAYSSVGRKPAVEPKIMFKIVSYAYSQNVYSSRKIEKADSDLYY; the protein is encoded by the coding sequence ATGTTAAAAACCAAATTATACAATAAAAATTATAATCAATTTAATGATAATTATCAACTTATATTACCATTAAATTTAGAAAACTTAATACCAGAAGATGATTCAGTCCGCTTGCTAAGCCATATATTGGAGGGATTAAATTATACAAAGTTGTATCAGGCGTACTCTTCCGTTGGAAGAAAACCGGCAGTGGAACCAAAAATCATGTTCAAAATAGTATCGTATGCTTATTCTCAAAATGTTTATTCTAGTAGAAAAATAGAGAAAGCTGATTCCGACCTCTATTATTAA